The following are from one region of the Desulfuromonas sp. TF genome:
- a CDS encoding RidA family protein gives MAIEKIETSAAPKAIGPYSQGVRAGDYIFFSGQIPLDPESGEVVGEDISTQTERVMANMEAVLAAADLDFDRVVKTTIYLVDLGEFSTVNEIYGRHFGKIPPARATVQVAALPKGVKVEIEWVAYIG, from the coding sequence ATGGCTATCGAAAAGATTGAAACGAGCGCGGCTCCGAAGGCGATCGGGCCGTATTCTCAAGGTGTGCGGGCCGGCGATTATATCTTTTTCTCCGGCCAGATTCCACTCGATCCGGAGTCCGGCGAAGTTGTCGGAGAGGATATCTCGACGCAGACCGAGCGTGTCATGGCGAACATGGAGGCGGTTCTGGCGGCAGCCGATCTCGATTTCGACAGGGTGGTTAAGACCACGATCTACCTCGTCGATCTGGGCGAATTTTCGACCGTAAACGAGATATACGGCAGACATTTCGGCAAGATTCCCCCAGCGAGGGCCACAGTGCAGGTCGCCGCGCTTCCCAAGGGGGTTAAAGTCGAGATTGAATGGGTTGCTTACATCGGCTAG
- the rpmB gene encoding 50S ribosomal protein L28 has protein sequence MARVCEICGKKPTTGNNVSHAHNKTRKVWYPNLQKVKSVSNGTVRSVRVCTRCIRDGAVVKKPA, from the coding sequence ATGGCCAGAGTATGTGAAATTTGCGGTAAAAAACCGACGACCGGCAACAATGTCAGTCATGCACATAACAAGACTCGCAAAGTATGGTATCCCAACCTGCAGAAGGTGAAATCCGTCAGCAACGGAACCGTCCGTTCGGTCCGGGTCTGCACTCGCTGCATCCGGGACGGCGCGGTCGTCAAAAAGCCGGCCTGA
- a CDS encoding DUF523 domain-containing protein: MRPILVSACLLGLLTRYDGAAKRNEKVLEHLREKGLIPIPVCPEQLAGLPTPRLKTCFATGGGAEVLEGTGTVVNSEGEVMNRLFLKGAAETLKAARIAGCAEALLKERSPSCGVHRIYRGENIVVGQGVTTALLQRSGLAVFSEEDL, from the coding sequence ATGCGTCCCATCCTCGTAAGCGCCTGCCTGCTCGGACTGCTCACCCGCTACGACGGTGCCGCCAAGCGCAATGAGAAGGTACTGGAGCATCTCCGGGAAAAGGGGTTGATTCCTATTCCGGTCTGCCCCGAGCAACTGGCCGGACTGCCCACCCCCCGGTTGAAGACCTGCTTCGCAACCGGCGGCGGCGCTGAGGTTCTAGAGGGAACCGGCACCGTGGTCAACAGTGAAGGCGAGGTGATGAACCGGCTCTTTCTCAAGGGTGCGGCCGAGACCCTGAAAGCCGCCCGCATCGCCGGCTGTGCGGAGGCGCTCCTGAAGGAACGGAGCCCCTCATGCGGCGTCCACCGGATCTACCGGGGAGAAAATATCGTGGTCGGCCAGGGAGTGACCACCGCCCTGCTGCAGCGCAGCGGCCTCGCCGTATTCAGTGAAGAAGATCTATGA